A single window of Solanum dulcamara chromosome 5, daSolDulc1.2, whole genome shotgun sequence DNA harbors:
- the LOC129888823 gene encoding abscisic acid 8'-hydroxylase CYP707A2: protein MEFVSMLCLFTFISFSLLLIHSIFKFLAFASKKLPLPPGTMGLPYIGETFQLYSQNPNVFFASKVKKYGSIFKTYILGCPCVMISSPEAAKQVLVTKANLFKPTFPASKERMLGKQAIFFHQGDYHAKLRKLVLRAFKPDSIRNIILDIESIAITSLEYFEGRLINAYQEMKTYTFNVALISIFGKDELLYREELKKCYYILEKGYNSMPINLPGTLFNKAMKARKELAKIVAKIISTRREMKIDHSDLLGSFMGDKEGLTDEQIADNVIGVIFAARDTTASVLTWILKYLGENPSVLHAVTEEQENIMRTKEENGEEKLLNWVDTKQMPMTTRVIQETLRVASILSFTFREAVEDVEFEGYLIPKGWKVLPLFRNIHHSPDNFPEPEKFDPSRFEVSPKPNTFMPFGNGVHSCPGNELAKLEILILVHHLTTKYRWSMVGPQNGIQYGPFALPQNGLPIKISLKTSSA, encoded by the exons ATGGAATTTGTTTCTATGTTGTGCTTGTTTACTTTCatttctttctctcttcttcttatcCATTCAATCTTCAAGTTCTTGGCTTTTGCTTCCAAGAAATTGCCACTTCCTCCAGGCACTATGGGTTTGCCTTATATTGGTGAAACCTTCCAACTCTACTCTCAAAATCCCAATGTTTTCTTTGCTTCCAAAGTGAAGAA GTATGGTTCAATATTCAAGACTTACATATTGGGTTGTCCTTGTGTAATGATATCAAGTCCAGAAGCAGCCAAACAAGTTTTGGTCACAAAGGCTAATTTGTTTAAGCCTACATTTCCTGCTAGCAAAGAGAGGATGTTGGGAAAACAAGCTATTTTCTTTCATCAAGGTGATTACCATGCCAAACTGAGAAAATTAGTCCTCCGGGCTTTCAAACCCGACTCGATCAGAAACATCATCCTAGACATTGAATCCATCGCGATAACATCACTCGAATATTTCGAAGGAAGGTTGATCAACGCTTATCAAGAAATGAAGACA TATACATTCAATGTAGCATTGATTTCAATATTTGGTAAAGATGAACTCCTATATAGAGAGGAACTTAAGAAGTGTTACTACATTCTCGAAAAAGGATACAATTCGATGCCAATCAATCTCCCCGGTACACTCTTCAACAAAGCAATGAAAGCAAGGAAAGAACTAGCAAAAATTGTTGCTAAAATCATCTCTACTAGACGAGAAATGAAGATTGATCATAGCGATTTGCTCGGTTCATTCATGGGAGATAAAGAAGGTCTCACTGATGAACAAATTGCAGATAACGTAATCGGAGTCATATTTGCAGCTAGAGACACTACTGCTAGTGTACTTACATGGATCCTCAAATACCTTGGAGAAAATCCTAGTGTCCTACATGCTGTCACA gaagaacaagagaatataaTGAGAACAAAAGAGGAGAATGGTGAAGAAAAACTTCTAAATTGGGTAGATACAAAACAAATGCCTATGACAACAAGAGTAATTCAAGAAACACTTAGAGTTGCTTCAATTTTATCTTTCACATTTAGAGAAGCTGTTGAAGATGTTGAATTTGAAG GATATTTAATACCTAAAGGATGGAAAGTTTTACCACTCTTTAGGAATATTCACCATAGTCCAGACAACTTTCCTGAACCAGAGAAATTTGATCCTTCAAGATTTGAG GTGTCACCAAAACCCAATACTTTCATGCCATTTGGCAATGGGGTCCACTCATGTCCCGGGAATGAGTTAGCCAAGCTGGAGATTTTGATCCTTGTACATCATCTGACCACAAAGTACAG GTGGTCTATGGTGGGCCCACAAAACGGAATTCAGTATGGGCCATTTGCTCTTCCCCAAAATGGTTTGCCCATTAAGATCtctctcaaaacatcatcagcATAA
- the LOC129889918 gene encoding uncharacterized protein LOC129889918, whose translation MTSPKIQKEIVSACKIETVKVILDELNGDYFAMLVDEFFDVSRKEQMAIVFRYIDRKGFVMERLIDIVHVQDTSAPSLKEAIVNLLAQHSLSPSSVRGQCYDGASNMQGEINGLKMLIRQESRSAHSIHCFAHQLQLTLVGVSKKCVEVRKLVVLVSNILNVLGSSFKRMDELRDSQKEIIKEALDMGELTTGRGLNQQLVLSRACDTRWGSHYKSFNNFIIMFGSILDVLESLALDARNLDERAKAMGHLEACRTYEVAFMLHLMRDVLGITNELNKCLQKKEQDIANAMLLVEVAKRRLQVLRDDEWDSLIAKVSTFCIQHDVLIPNFDEPYISSLRSRRKLANYTISHHYRVEVFCNIIDWQLQELNNRFDEVTTDLLHGIACLNPINSFSSFDIKKVMRMAELYPDDFDESNMNALRNQLASYIIDVRDVDERFSDINGLCDLSKRLVQTKKHFTYPLVFRLVKLALLLPVATASVERAFSAMKFIKNDLRSQMSDDFFNGCLVPYLEKDVFDSISNDAIIKTFQDMKPRRIQL comes from the coding sequence ATGACTTCTCCAAAGATTCAAAAAGAAATTGTGAGTGCATGTAAAATAGAGACCGTTAAAGTTATTCTTGATGAATTAAATGGTGATTACTTTGCCATGCTCGTTGATGAATTCTTTGATGTGTCACGCAAGGAGCAAATGGCTATTGTATTTCGATATATTGATAGAAAGGGATTTGTGATGGAGCGACTTATTGACATTGTTCATGTTCAAGATACTAGTGCTCCATCTCTAAAGGAGGCAATTGTTAATTTACTTGCTCAACATTCTTTGAGTCCATCAAGTGTGCGTGGACAATGTTATGATGGGGCAAGCAATATGCAAGGTGAGATCAATGgccttaaaatgttgattagGCAAGAAAGTAGATCGGCTCATTCCATCCATTGTTTTGCTCATCAACTTCAACTAACTCTTGTTGGGGTCTCTAAAAAGTGTGTTGAAGTGAGAAAACTTGTAGTATTGgtctcaaatattttaaatgtattgGGATCTTCTTTTAAACGTATGGATGAATTACGTGattctcaaaaagaaataattaaagagGCATTAGATATGGGTGAACTTACAACCGGTAGGGGCTTGAATCAACAACTTGTTCTTTCAAGAGCTTGTGACACTCGTTGGGGATCTCATTATAAatcctttaataattttattattatgtttggcTCTATTCTTGATGTTCTTGAATCACTTGCTCTTGATGCACGAAATTTGGATGAAAGAGCTAAGGCAATGGGACATCTCGAAGCTTGTCGAACATATGAGGTTGCTTTCATGTTGCATTTGATGAGAGATGTTTTAGGAATTACAAATGAGCTTAATAAATGCTTACAAAAAAAGGAGCAAGATATTGCAAATGCCATGCTACTTGTTGAAGTAGCAAAGAGAAGGTTGCAAGTTTTAAGGGATGATGAATGGGACTCTCTTATTGCTAAGGTATCTACATTTTGTATCCAACATGATGTTTTGATACCTAACTTTGATGAGCCATATATTAGCTCTTTAAGATCACGACGAAAGCTTGCTAACTATACAATCTCACATCATTATCGTGTTGAAGTGTTTTGCAATATTATTGATTggcaacttcaagaacttaataATCGTTTTGATGAGGTGACTACCGATTTGCTCCATGGAATTGCTTGCTTGAATCcaattaactcattttcaagttttgaCATCAAAAAAGTAATGAGAATGGCGGAATTATATCCAGATGACTTTGATGAATCTAATATGAATGCTCTTAGGAATCAACTTGCAAGTTATATTATTGATGTTCGTGATGTTGATGAAAGGTTCTCCGATATAAATGGGCTTTGTGATCTTTCCAAAAGATTAGTTCAGACAAAGAAACATTTTACTTATCCTTTGGTATTCCGTTTAGTGAAACTTGCTCTACTTCTACCAGTTGCCACTGCCTCCGTTGAAAGAGCTTTTTCGGCAATGAAGTTTATTAAGAATGACTTGCGGAGCCAAATGagtgatgatttttttaatggTTGTTTGGTGCCTTATTTAGAAAAAGATGTATTTGATAGTATTTCTAATGATGCTATTATTAAGACATTTCAAGATATGAAACCTCGTAGAATACAATTGTAA